The following proteins come from a genomic window of Astatotilapia calliptera chromosome 11, fAstCal1.2, whole genome shotgun sequence:
- the rspo3 gene encoding R-spondin-3 → MSPEPRYSAECRSECDSCFNKNFCTHCRAGFYLHLGKCQENCPEGMVRSDAQRECILKCPADCESCVSSDMCKQCRPGLYQLSGMCHHVCPEDYEPNDKLMECIPQVHCEVGEWSEWSPCSKSGRTCGFKRGQETRTRQVMQYPSSFGKPCPEVSEIRECMVRRRKCPGRKKNERREGRNRNNRKDKENQEGRRERKREREREKERDTGEREDSVNRNKTEHRHRRGHETELVSPVDGPIQ, encoded by the exons ATGTCCCCGGAGCCCAGGTACAGCGCAG AGTGCAGGTCGGAGTGCGACTCCTGCTTCAACAAGAACTTCTGCACGCACTGCCGAGCAGGATTCTACCTTCACCTGGGCAAGTGCCAGGAGAACTGCCCCGAGGGCATGGTCCGCAGCGACGCACAGAGGGAGTGTATTCTCA AGTGTCCTGCAGACTGTGAGTCATGTGTGAGCAGCGACATGTGTAAGCAGTGCCGACCGGGCCTATACCAGCTCAGTGGCATGTGTCACCATGTCTGTCCAGAGGACTATGAGCCCAATGACAAACTCATGGAGTGCATACCGCAAG TGCACTGTGAGGTGGGTGAATGGAGCGAGTGGAGCCCCTGCTCGAAATCTGGTAGAACCTGTGGCTTCAAGCGGGGCCAGGAGACCCGCACAAGGCAGGTCATGCAGTACCCGTCGTCCTTTGGCAAACCCTGCCCTGAGGTCTCTGAGATCAGAGAGTGCATGGTCAGGAGGAGGAAATGtccag GACGGAAGAAGAATGAGCGGAGAGAAGGAAGGAATCGCAACAAccggaaagataaggagaatcAGGAGGGGAGGcgggagaggaagagagaaagggaacgagagaaggagagagacacGGGTGAACGTGAAGATTCTGTTAACAGGAACAAAACAGAGCACAGGCACCGCAGAGGCCATGAGACAGAGCTAGTCTCACCTGTAGACGGCCCTATCCAGTAG